A single genomic interval of Calypte anna isolate BGI_N300 chromosome 3, bCalAnn1_v1.p, whole genome shotgun sequence harbors:
- the ADI1 gene encoding 1,2-dihydroxy-3-keto-5-methylthiopentene dioxygenase encodes MVEAWYMDESQEDQRAPHRLQPNRAVSLEQLRGLGVTYRKLDADNYETDPCLKEIRRAENYSWMDIITIHKDKLPNYEEKIKTFYEEHLHLDDEIRYILDGSGYFDVRDKDDKWIRISMGKGDMITLPAGIYHRFTLDENNYVKAMRLFVGEPVWTAYNRPADDFPARKQYMKFLAEAQ; translated from the exons ATGGTGGAGGCTTGGTACATGGACGAGTCCCAGGAGGACCAGCGGGCACCCCACCGCCTGCAGCCTAACCGCGCCGtcagcctggagcagctccGTGGCCTCGGCGTCACCTACCGCAAG TTGGATGCTGATAACTATGAGACTGATCCATGTCTGAAAGAGATCCGGAGAGCAGAAAACTATTCTTGGATGGATATAATAACCATACATAAAGACAAGCTTCCGAATTATGAGGAAAAG ataaaaacattttatgaagaACATTTACACCTAGACGATGAAATTCGCTACATCTTGGATGGATCTGGATATTTTGATGTTCGAGACAAGGATGATAAATGGATCCGGATTTCCATGGGAAAAGGAGACATGATAACCCTCCCTGCTGGCATATATCACCGATTTACCCTGGATGAGAAC aattacGTGAAGGCAATGAGGCTGTTTGTTGGAGAACCTGTGTGGACAGCATACAACAGGCCAGCTGATGATTTTCCTGCCCGGAAACAGTATATGAAGTTTTTGGCTGAAGCACAGTAA